The following is a genomic window from Clostridium fungisolvens.
AGTTAAGAGCTTAGGCCTTACTTGTTTTGTAGATACCAATGGTTTTTTTGAAAAGGATAGTATTTCTGAGCTTATTGAAGTTACTGATAAATTTATGGTTGATATAAAAGCTATAGATAAGCTAGAAACTTTGTGTGATACTAAGATGAAAAATAATTTAGATAATCTAAAGTATCTTCTGAGTATTGATAAAGTTTATGAAGTAAGAACTGTGTTGATTGAAGATCTGATGGATTTAGATAATACAGTTGTTACTGTAGCAAATATTCTTAAAGCCTATCCTGAGGTAATATATAAACTCATAAGGGTTCATACTGAAGGGTTAAAAGATGATCAAAAGGAAAAAATAAAAGATAAAATTCCGACAAAAGAGCGAATGAATTATATTGAAAAGCTTGTAAGAGGAATTGGAGTTGAAAAAGTTGAAATTATTGATACACCAATAATATAGTTTGGAAATTGAATTTAAGCCAAG
Proteins encoded in this region:
- a CDS encoding YjjW family glycine radical enzyme activase, whose translation is METKVPVNKIIPFSNVDGPGNRLAIFFQGCNISCVYCHNPETINLCSNCKLCAPGCPVKAIKEADGKVVFNDKLCVECDKCIKTCKTKSSPRTKNYSVDELIEIIEEYKLFIRGITVSGGEPTLKAPFIAELFKKVKSLGLTCFVDTNGFFEKDSISELIEVTDKFMVDIKAIDKLETLCDTKMKNNLDNLKYLLSIDKVYEVRTVLIEDLMDLDNTVVTVANILKAYPEVIYKLIRVHTEGLKDDQKEKIKDKIPTKERMNYIEKLVRGIGVEKVEIIDTPII